From Myxococcota bacterium:
GCGCGCGATCGCGAGTGAGTCGGCGGCGGTCCACGGCTCGGGCTCGAGCTCGAGCCAGCGCAGCTCGAAGGGCCGCGGCGCGCGCCCGGTGGAGACCTCCGCCAGCCAGGCATTCACACCGCCCGCGTAGGCCTCGAGCGCGCTGCGCGTCTCGCGCGGCAGCTTCGCGACCTCCTGGTCGGCGGCCGCGGCGAAGCCGAGCGTGCGCGCCAGCCGGTCGGCGTCGAGCGCGCGCGGCCCGAGCAGCTCGGAGAGCCGGCCGCGCGCGGAGCGGCGCAGCACCTCCATCTGCCATAGCCGGTCCTGTGCGTGCGCGAAGCCGAGCGCTCGGTAGGCGTCGGGCCAGCTGTCGGCCGCGACGTGCGGAATGCCGAACGGGTCGCGCACGATGCGCGCCCGGGCGCTGAGCCCCGCCAGGGTGAGCTCGCCCTGCACGCTCGGTCCTGGATCGCGGCCGACCAGCGCGAGCACGACCGCCGCGCCCGCCGCTGCCAGGAACGCCACGCCCAGCACGGACGCGGCGGCGACCCGCACCCAGCGACTCACGGCGCCGGCTGCCGTCCCGGGCCCTCGAGCACGACCTGCGCGAACGCGTGAGTGCGCGTGTACGACGCGCCGACCCACGCGCGGGCGAAGCCGCGCTCCCGCGCCAGCTCGAGCGCACGCCCGTGGATCTCCAGGCCGAGCCCCGCGGGAGTCTCGACCGTCTCGAAGTCGCGCCAGGCGACGCCGCGTCGCCAGCCGGTGCCGATGGCCTTCATGCCGGCCTCCTTAACGGCAAAGCGCAGCGCAAAGTGCGACGCCGAGCGCCCGCGCCGGCCGCAGTCGGCGATCTCGCGCGGGGTGTACACGCGGTCGCGCAACCGGGTGCCGCGCCGTGCGAGCGCCCGCGCGACGCGCGCGATCTCGACCACGTCGATTCCACCCCCGATGATCACGCGGCGCGAACCTAGCACACGGGGTCTCTCGGATAAGCGAGCGGAATCACGTTCGATTGACCAGCCGGAGAACGCTTGGGTATTCTCCCGCGGCCTTCAGCGAGGGAGCTGCCAGAGGAGATTCCCATGGCTTCGGGTGTGCGCGTCGGAATCAACGGCTTCGGGCGCATCGGGCGGCTGGTGTTTCGCGCCCTGCACGAGCTGAACATCCCCGCGCGGGAGCTCGAGGTGGTCGCGGTGGGCGACATCGTGCCCGCCGACAACCTCGCCTATCTGGTGAAGTACGACTCGACCCAAGGGCCCTTCAAGGGACAGGTCGCGTCGAAGAAGTCCGCTTCCGACAAGGCCGAGGACGACGTGCTCGTGGTCGACGGCAAGGACCTCCGGGTCGTCTCGGCCCGGACGCCGGCGGAGCTGCCCTGGAAGTCACTCGGCGTGGACCTGGTGATCGAGTCGACGGGGCTCTTCACCGAGGCCGACAAGGCCAAGGGTCACCTCCAGGCCGGCGCCAAGAAGGTGATCATCTCGGCGCCCGCGAAGGGCGAGGACATCACGATCGTGATGGGCGTGAACGACGAGAAGTACGACCCGTCGCGCCACCACGTGATCTCGAACGCGTCGTGCACCACCAACTGTCTCGCGCCCGTGGTGCATGTGCTCCTGAAGGAAGGCTTCGGCGTCGCCGAGGGCCTCATGACCACCGTCCACGCCTACACCGCGACCCAGAAGACGGTGGACGGTCCCTCGAAGAAGGACTGGAAAGGCGGGCGCAGCGCGGCGGTGAACATCATCCCGTCGAGCACGGGCGCCGCCAAGGCGGTCGGGCTCGTGCTGCCCGAGATCCAGGGCAAGCTGACCGGCATGTCGTTCCGCGTGCCGACGCCGACGGTCTCGGTCGTCGACCTCACGGTGAAGACGGTGAAGGCGACGTCGCTGGGCGACATCAAGCACGCCATGAAGAACGCGTCGGAGAGCTACCTGAAGGGCATCCTCGGCTACACCGAGGACGAAGTCGTCTCGAGCGACTTCGTGCACGACCCGCGCTCGTCGATCTTCGACGCCGGCTCCTCGATCGAGCTCAACAAGAACTTCTTCAAGCTCGTCTCCTGGTACGACAACGAGTGGGGCTACGCGCGGCGCGTGGTCGAGCTCGCCCGGCTCGTCGCGCAGAAGCTGTGACTCAAGGTCGGCTGCGCTCCGTTCGGGACCTGCGCCTGGCAGGGCGCCGGGTATTCCTCCGCGCCGATCTCAACGTGCCGCTGAAGGACGGCGCGGTGGCCGACGACTCGCGCATCCGCGCCTCGCAGGAGACCCTCGACTTCGTGCGCAAGGCCGGCGGCCGCGTCGTGCTGGCATCTCACCTGGGCCGGCCGAAGGCGGCGCCCGACCCGAAGTACTCACTCGCGCCGGTGGCCAGGCGCATGGGCCTGCCGCTCGCGCCGGACTGCGTCGGGGCCGCGGTCGAGGCTGCGGTCGCGAAGCTGCGCGACGGCGAGGCGCTCTTGCTCGAGAACCTGCGCTTCCACGCGGGCGAGGAGAAGAACGACCCGGCCTTCGTCGCCCAGCTCGCGCGCCTGTGCGACGTGTACGTGAACGACGCGTTCGGCACCGCGCACCGCGCGCACGCCTCGACTGAAGGCCTGGCGCACGTGGTCGCC
This genomic window contains:
- the acpS gene encoding holo-ACP synthase is translated as MIIGGGIDVVEIARVARALARRGTRLRDRVYTPREIADCGRRGRSASHFALRFAVKEAGMKAIGTGWRRGVAWRDFETVETPAGLGLEIHGRALELARERGFARAWVGASYTRTHAFAQVVLEGPGRQPAP
- the gap gene encoding type I glyceraldehyde-3-phosphate dehydrogenase codes for the protein MASGVRVGINGFGRIGRLVFRALHELNIPARELEVVAVGDIVPADNLAYLVKYDSTQGPFKGQVASKKSASDKAEDDVLVVDGKDLRVVSARTPAELPWKSLGVDLVIESTGLFTEADKAKGHLQAGAKKVIISAPAKGEDITIVMGVNDEKYDPSRHHVISNASCTTNCLAPVVHVLLKEGFGVAEGLMTTVHAYTATQKTVDGPSKKDWKGGRSAAVNIIPSSTGAAKAVGLVLPEIQGKLTGMSFRVPTPTVSVVDLTVKTVKATSLGDIKHAMKNASESYLKGILGYTEDEVVSSDFVHDPRSSIFDAGSSIELNKNFFKLVSWYDNEWGYARRVVELARLVAQKL